The window AAACCAGCGATGTGGCCGTTGGGGAGGATCTGTCCCTGTTTGACAGGGGGCTTGCCTCTGTTGTCCAGGCCATGGCTCCGGTGATAAAAAAGGACCTTGCCCTTCAGACCATCCTCCTTTTGCCGGCCAGCCGGTTTTATTTTCGAAATATCAGCTTGCCCTTTACATCCCGGTCAAAAATTCGACAGGTTTTACCCATGGAACTTGCAACCAGTTTCCCAAAGGAGCTGGGACCTGTGGTGACGGATTTTTTTCAATATGAGCTCAAAGGCCAACACGCGGCCCCCCTGGTATTTTCCGGATCCATTGAAGACGAGATCCTTGGGGCCTACCATAAAAGCCTGGTATCTGCCGGGCTTAAGCCCGCGGCAATTTCGCCCGGGCCCCTGGCCATGGCGGCCTCTTTTCTTAACCGGAATAAAGAAAAGAGAAATTTTATTTTTCTGGATATGGACGGATGTGAGATGGCGTTGACCCTGGTGGCCCAGGCTCATGTCGTTCAGGTGCGCACCCTTGCCGGGGACGCGTCGCCTCACCTGGTGAACCAGACCATCAGGCAGATGGTTTTGGGGTTCTGGCAGCGTTTCAGCGTAACGGATTCCTTTGATATCTGTGTTTGCGGAAAGCTTGACGAACCGGCCCGAACACAGATGCACGGGGCTCTTGCAGATATTTTTCAATTCCAGTCTGACTTTACGCGTCAGGACCCCGACGCCCAGAATTTTGAGGATCAAAACCTGCCGGAATCACAACCCGGTCCGGTTTTTGTGGATTTATCCCAGACTCTTTCTCAGAT is drawn from uncultured Desulfobacter sp. and contains these coding sequences:
- a CDS encoding PilN domain-containing protein, which gives rise to MADPLLIIRENCTGIDAWLVEGQKKSHTVQALARVSYQDFETSDVAVGEDLSLFDRGLASVVQAMAPVIKKDLALQTILLLPASRFYFRNISLPFTSRSKIRQVLPMELATSFPKELGPVVTDFFQYELKGQHAAPLVFSGSIEDEILGAYHKSLVSAGLKPAAISPGPLAMAASFLNRNKEKRNFIFLDMDGCEMALTLVAQAHVVQVRTLAGDASPHLVNQTIRQMVLGFWQRFSVTDSFDICVCGKLDEPARTQMHGALADIFQFQSDFTRQDPDAQNFEDQNLPESQPGPVFVDLSQTLSQISLDSGLLNMCQGKYSSDSFIRTYARYIISCCTLALISFILLMVNVHMDISRLEKEVELRNQAMIDIYKRTFPDKKIGSIDPLLLMQASVGELTRGGSGDAEAETLSHIQAGNILLELSLCIPATVDIQVDRLMLDKDRMILSGSADNYNTIDQVKGFIEKSPFFKKVNIGSAVAGKGGKRIDFKFIIET